A region from the Salminus brasiliensis chromosome 22, fSalBra1.hap2, whole genome shotgun sequence genome encodes:
- the lrrc3ca gene encoding leucine-rich repeat-containing protein 3B, translating into MPLSSYWLLRHSVVMCLLLHSLVLMTLCFHHAATSCSKRCYCSESEGPSGGKTMRCSNLRLTEIPRDIPNDTRRLYLDYNLLTSIPANAFQELPLLAELDLSHNELALLESGAFRGLGASLQFLDLSSNQLTTLDPEAFEGLKARSNLTGNPWHCDCPLQTALPRLDLEPVSLTGIVCQTSEPEDSGAQGVPFLLAKDLDLCVVLKKTTDVAMLVTMFGWFTMVISYLVYYVRHNQEDARRHLEYLKSLPSRQGKSEESSTISTVV; encoded by the coding sequence ATGCCGCTGTCGTCCTACTGGCTGCTCCGGCACTCCGTGGTCATGTGCTTGCTGCTACACAGCCTGGTGCTGATGACACTGTGCTTCCACCATGCAGCTACGTCCTGCTCGAAGCGATGCTACTGCTCCGAGAGCGAGGGCCCCTCCGGGGGCAAGACCATGCGCTGCAGCAACCTGCGCCTCACCGAAATCCCGCGAGACATCCCCAATGACACACGGCGCCTCTACCTGGACTACAACCTGCTAACCAGCATTCCTGCCAACGCCTTCCAGGAGCTTCCCCTGCTGGCCGAGCTCGATCTGTCCCACAACGAGCTGGCCCTCCTCGAGTCTGGAGCTTTCCGAGGCCTGGGTGCCTCCCTGCAATTCCTGGACCTCTCCTCCAACCAGCTGACTACACTCGACCCGGAAGCTTTCGAAGGCTTGAAGGCTCGTTCCAATCTGACAGGCAACCCCTGGCACTGTGACTGCCCACTACAGACAGCACTTCCGCGCCTTGATTTGGAGCCTGTGTCTCTGACTGGCATTGTTTGCCAGACTTCAGAGCCTGAGGACTCTGGTGCCCAAGGTGTGCCCTTCCTGCTGGCCAAAGACCTGGACCTGTGTGTGGTGCTCAAAAAGACCACTGACGTGGCCATGCTAGTGACCATGTTTGGCTGGTTCACAATGGTCATCTCCTACCTGGTCTACTACGTGAGGCATAACCAGGAGGATGCCAGGCGCCACCTGGAGTATCTCAAGTCTCTGCCCAGCAGGCAGGGCAAGTCTGAGGAGTCTTCCACCATTAGCACAGTGGTTTGA